Proteins from one candidate division KSB1 bacterium genomic window:
- a CDS encoding outer membrane beta-barrel protein — translation MKRMAFAVVMLMITLPVMGQADIGLYGVGGQLGFVMPEDPIDNAISFGANADLGTIMPDLHLGASVDFWKKSYDVGFGSGSDASFSVLSIAALARYTIDIQQTFTPYVGGGLGLVIGTSSFEYTEPFSGKKVDESESDTELGIHLLSGARMPVTPDLDGFAELRYTLGDIDYFSILAGVSYSLK, via the coding sequence ATGAAACGAATGGCTTTTGCTGTTGTGATGCTGATGATAACTCTTCCTGTCATGGGACAGGCTGATATCGGACTGTATGGTGTGGGCGGCCAGTTGGGCTTTGTCATGCCGGAAGACCCCATTGACAATGCGATCAGTTTTGGAGCGAACGCTGATCTGGGTACCATTATGCCCGATCTGCATCTCGGAGCCTCTGTGGATTTTTGGAAAAAAAGTTATGATGTTGGCTTTGGCAGCGGCTCTGACGCTTCTTTTTCAGTGCTCAGCATCGCAGCGCTCGCAAGATATACAATTGATATCCAGCAGACGTTTACACCCTATGTAGGAGGTGGATTGGGACTGGTTATCGGCACATCCAGTTTTGAATACACTGAACCGTTTTCCGGTAAAAAGGTTGATGAATCTGAATCAGATACCGAACTCGGAATTCATTTACTCAGCGGCGCCCGCATGCCTGTGACTCCGGATCTTGACGGATTTGCTGAACTCCGTTATACGTTGGGTGATATTGATTATTTTTCCATTTTGGCCGGTGTGAGCTATTCATTGAAATAA